A single Pygocentrus nattereri isolate fPygNat1 chromosome 28, fPygNat1.pri, whole genome shotgun sequence DNA region contains:
- the slc35a2 gene encoding UDP-galactose translocator, translating into MATGGQSPGSGGGEDKLPSHRQSEANKKLKYISLAILVIQNASLILSIRYVRTLPGDRFFATSAVVMAEVLKVFTCLLLILFQRRGNVKEFVVLLFDSIVVQYWDTLKLAIPSLIYTLQNNLQYVAISNLPAATFQVTYQLKILTTALFSVLMLRKSLSRVQWVSLLLLFAGVAIVQVEQDGSKQKEAIGSSANQNYAKGLVAVVVSCLSSGFAGVYFEKILKGSSASVWLRNVQLGIFGTVLGLLGLWWNDGAAIAEKGFLFGYTPMVWGVIFNQAFGGLLVAVVVKYADNILKGFATSFSIIVSTVMSIYLFGFHVDLLFTVGAGLVIGAVYMYSLPKAAAPPSSTRSSHSSSNHSNRAGDSETDEFLPKNSEKEKGS; encoded by the exons ctaacaagaagctgaagtACATCAGTTTAGCGATTCTGGTGATCCAGAATGCCTCGCTGATCCTCAGCATCCGCTATGTGCGGACGTTGCCGGGAGACCGTTTTTTTGCCACATCTGCTGTGGTTATGGCGGAGGTCCTGAAAGTCTTCACCTGCCTCCTTCTCATTCTGTTTCAGAGGAGAG GGAATGTCAAGGAGTTTGTGGTGTTGCTGTTTGACTCTATAGTGGTCCagtattgggacacactgaAGTTAGCAATTCCATCACTCATCTACACCTTACAGAACAACCTGCAATACGTGGCCATCTCAAATTTACCAGCAGCCACTTTCCAG GTGACATACCAACTGAAGATCCTGACCACAGCGTTGTTCTCGGTGCTGATGCTGCGAAAGAGCCTGTCCCGGGTGCAGTGGGTCTCCTTGCTGCTCCTCTTTGCTGGCGTGGCCATTGTCCAGGTGGAGCAAGATGGAAGCAAGCAGAAGGAGGCTATAGGCTCCTCTGCTAACCAGAACTATGCCAAAGGGCTGGTGGCAGTGGTGGTGTCGTGCTTGTCCTCAGGCTTCGCTGGTGTTTACTTTGAGAAGATCTTGAAGGGCAGTTCAGCCTCGGTTTGGCTCAGGAACGTACAGCTGGGTATTTTTGGCACTGTGCTGGGCCTGCTGGGCCTGTGGTGGAACGATGGTGCCGCTATAGCTGAAAAGGGCTTCCTCTTCGGTTACACTCCCATGGTGTGGGGTGTGATCTTCAACCAGGCCTTCGGGGGCCTGCTGGTGGCTGTGGTGGTGAAGTATGCGGACAACATCCTGAAAGGCTTTGCCACCTCCTTCTCCATCATCGTGTCCACAGTCATGTCCATCTACCTCTTCGGGTTCCATGTGGACCTGCTCTTCACAGTGGGTGCTGGACTGGTTATAGGAGCCGTATACATGTACAGCCTGCCCAAAGCTGCTGCGCCACCGTCCAGCACCAGGTCCTCGCACTCCTCATCAAACCACAGCAACAGGGCCGGAGATTCAGAGACGGATGAATTCCTTCCAAA